The DNA segment CACCCCCAAAAGCAATCACCATTACGAAATTATACTAATTGTAGCCCCTTGCTTTTtactcccgttttttttttcgcagaaTTTACTCTTCTACTACGAATCCGAGCAATCGTCGCGGCCCTCCGGACTCATCTTCCTGGAGGGCTGCTACTGTGAGCGGCTTGTTTCAGCCCCCTCGATATCAGGACCCCCCATATCAACCAGTACCGGTCAAGCTCCGAAAATTATTaaggaagaaaaattacaGGTACGTTTAGCATCGACAATAttccaacaccaacaccataGTTGTCGCCTCCGTCCTCGACGTCGTTCGCTATCGTTGCGGAAGTAAAATCAATTTTCCCTATCGTTTATGATTAGGGCtcctgtttcttcttctttttttacaaccACACTCGTCCTCGGATCTTTCGTCCTTGAACTTGCTGTACGAAGCGCGTACATCCCCAGCAGGGGATAAGGTACCGACATCGCCCTAGCCCAAGACGTTGCACGTACGCCAGGTCCAGATATCCTTTCCGTCGCAGTGGGAAAAATGTCATCGTTTTGATTGAGGTTTTTTCGTCCCAAATTCGGTGCTTATTCCTTGCGCAATGCTGGCTAATCCTTCTGCCCGTGGTTAATTCAAGCTGAAGAAGACGAAAGGCGCCTGGTGCCGATTCACCCGGGAAGCGAGTAGACGAATGGGGCTAGAGTTTGGGAGAGAAATTAATATATGAGACCAATTTATCACATACGCAGTTTATTACCAGCACGTGAAACATTCGTTTCGGCTTTTTTATGGCCCGACCCGTCGCTTTTGGGCCGCACCAGGGCGATGTGTGACAATCATTGTTCGGGCGCGTTTATGCACTGTAAGTCGCGCGGCAGGTGTTAGATTACACTTTTTCTGTGGAAGTGTAACATTAAAcccatacccacacacacaaacgatgtGTTGGTTGGAGCTAGAGCGAATTTGCGGATGTTGCTGGGACTCATAAGCCGTAAAGGCACAAAGACTTTACGCTGGTGCAAAAACGTGCGAACATAAATCATTGATTATTGCACGAGAAACAATCTTTCTTTGGCGTTTAGCACATACTGCCGCGCTCGGGATATGTGAAACGATTGCAGTGTGTtacaatgaaaaatgaaattgaatcgAAAAGTGCTATCGACTGTAAAAGGAATAGCTTTTTAGTGGAATTGCACCTCCACTCAGTGCgtccttttccttttgctttctATCGCGCAAGATAGAAAATGTTTCACCGGTTGCGGAGCGTGTTGCCTAGCGCAGACGGGTTcgggtggtttgttttttctttcacctGTTTCGCTATTCCGAAATGTGAAAAGTTTTTCCTCCAAAATCATCACAACCAATCACGACGGTGTGGATTAAAAAAAGCAAGCTTGAACATGGAGGCCACccaccaacaaaacaacagcacatCTCAATAATAGGCACGTGCGGGCGGTGCCCAAAATGGAAGATGGAAAAGGACGGCACAGAACGGATGCAACGGAGCGGAGCAACAGGCGCAGGAGAGTTAATCAGATATTCATGAACAACCTGAGATAAAGTTGAAGAACGGCAAAATTAAGACAACGAGGCGCACGAGATCAAAACCGTTGCAAACCTCTCCGGTTCAATGCTTGCGGCGGCTTCTGGTGTTCTCCCGTGCTACTGCTACTTGATAACGTAATAAGAAAGCCACATGAATAAAACATATGCCCCAAGAAGTACACCGTGCTCTGCCGCCCATTGTCAGCTCGACTCGTGCTCGGGTTTCCTTGTGTAGGGCGGTGTAGTTAAAGCGAACACGGGTTTTCTtccatgtaggaatacatgcCAGAACATCCGAATCCGGGCGAATGTTAAAGTCGAACGGGCGCGCTCCTGTCGAGGTCAGTGACGTGTCGTCCattttgaaattcattttatCAAACCTTAGCAGCAGCGCCCGTCTACCTACCGGAGAACATAATTTTTAATCTCCTTTGTTCCACGTGCAGCTCTGCTTGACGGAAAATTCGAACGTTCGGCAGGGAACGCGCGCGTCGTTTCTCATTTGACGTTGGTGCTTGGGGTTGCGAAAAACTCGGGCCCGAGCGCTCGGCAGCTTATCCTTGCGAAATTCGTTGAGCGTGCAGTCGTGCGTCAACAAGAAGCAACAAGAAATGTCGAAGAAATCCCACCACGAGGGACGGGCTGGCGTGAAACAAACGGGGACAGCAAGTACGGTGCGGTTGTTGTCGCTAAAATCGAAAAGTTTTCTTCTGCAGCTTATCTGCCGGATTGAAAATTTATCGTCCACTTGACGTCGCTAGGACGTCGCGGTAGGGAGAGGCGCGAGCTGCGAGATGGTGGTGAGGAGTGGGATTGACTTGTCAAAGCGATTGATCCGTTCCATGGAATCGGTGACGAGCAAGCGGAAATTGCGAGATGGCGGGTGGGTGGCTGGATGGTTATTTCTGAATTTCTTTGTCATCCCCTTTATGTTGCCCCCTCTTCTGCTATGCCCCGAACCCGCCCAGCCAATTTAACCGAATTATACCAATTTCATGCGCTAACCATCGGTGGCTTTTCAATGCCAAAACTCAATGCTCGGTCCGATGCCTGCTGGTACGGTTATGTTGCATCATGATTAATTCATAATGCCGATGAATTGATAATGCCAAGTGAGTGAGCGGGGCTTATTTGGGTATGCTGTAAAAAATATCAACAACAACTCGCCCCACTGATGAAGACACCGCCGCACTGGTCCGATCTATTTGTTTATGATCAATTATAGAAACAGCAATCGAACTGCTGCTGGAAGTTTGTCCAATGCTGCTGTGAATCTTATTTGGGTAAATTataacagacacacacaccaacaataGCCCTTCGCACACGAAGTGATCTCATTTGTGTCCTGTTGAGTTGAGAATACTTCAGCATCAACGTGCTCAAAGCTGAAACAACCGTGCCACACGAGTGTGCTTACGAACCTGCTTACGGTTAAGCTAATTCACTCTAAACATGCAAACGCGAGAAACGATGAGAGATGCGATAGTGATGATGGGCCCCTTTTGGGTGAAAGCTTCACTCGCTCCACTCCACTCCTTCCCCACGGCGACGGTCGTTTATGGTGCGAATAATTAATCCCGCTCTTCCGTCACAGCTGCTGGCAATTATGGCCAAATCACACTTTTCAAGCAGCCCTTCACATCCCTGCCAAGCAGAGAACCTATGCTATCAACGATGGTATGGTGCCTGCAAGTGCGCCCTGGCAAAAAGAGCACCCCGTACAGAAGTTAAcatagagagggagaaagggaGAGCTGGGAAGAGTAGGAGGTGTTAAGCCGGCGAGAGGAATTTAATTCGAACCctcggttcggtttcggttgtgtaatgagttttctgttttctgcTCCCGATGCTACCAATTCCTCGAGCATTGCAAACAgccgcagccgcagcagcagcagcagcaggccggGAGCTTTCGCGGTCTCCGACAGTGCCAGGGAGCTTGGAGTGTTTTGCACCACATTGCCATTAGTGAAATGGGATGATGAAAATGCTTCACCGTTGCCGCGCGTATAGTAGCGGGGGTGAGCTTTTTGTATTGCCCGTGCGAACTTTTACACACAGTTGGATGCAGATGCGGTTGTTTGGCTGCTGTGGTAAGATCTTACTGCTGCACTGTGTTGCTCCCAGAATGCTCCACATGCACAGGGAGGGCAAGCGGGATGTATGAAAACAACGCTTGATCAAATTTGCGGACTTCATCTCGCGCACAAATAAAACACTTAAATAAAGCATTGCAAGAGTGCTTAAAAATTAATCGACCCAACGCTCCAGGTGCAGCAGGAGCggttgctgtgctgtgttggAGATTTACTTCAGGGATTTTCAACGAACCCTGCACCCTTACCGTctttgtcgtcgtcgtggagtgtgtttgcgttggatgaatttttcaaaacgtATCGTTCCGTTTCCCGTAGTGCTTTCCCTTACTATGGACGGTTTTATTGTTGCACTGTTACTTCTTGTTTCCCCACTGCGCCTTCGGAAACGGGTCAGCGAAACGCCTCGCGAGGCATGGCGTTGCAGGGACACGAAGTTCGTTATTCACGTTACGACGGTACCAGAGCATCATACAGAGTTCTTTCCATTCTTACTGTGGTCatctcttgtgtgtgtgtgtgttggaagaGCACAACGGAACGATTGCCTCTGGTCATGAATGTAGACAAATGGGTTTCAACAATGCTGCCACAACCGCactggagagagagagacagcggAGCGGAAGGAAATTTGATTACAATCCCAAGCTTCGAGTGAGATACGAGTGGGTAGAGTGTTTGAAAGGAGTCGGCTCCTCGGTCGCTGAGTAACACCGATGGAAGATGGTGGAATAGGAATGAAAGGATGAAAGCTCGCTGGACAAACCGTGCGTCGTATTTATAGATTCATAAATCCGATCTTTCCCGGGCGGTACGCGGCATTCCCGGGGTGTAATATTTCACTTTCTGAGCTCAAGTGCATTTTGCTTCCCAAGTGATGGCTCCCAGCTGGCCGTAATCGTGAGAAATGCTGAAAATGCATGGTAGGGCAATGTAAATGTTCTCTTTAAAACTCGTCGCTGTAATTGAATTGTTTCAGCTGAACATTTTATCTCAGTTTTTCACTTATACTGATCGTGAGCTGGATTGTTGTGGTTTACAATAGTTCCAAGCATGTTATTATGAAAATGTCTGTTAATATTCCTGAAAGGCTTCCAAGCAGGGAGTTATTTGTTGTAAAAGATCATAGGAATAGCAATAATCCTAGTGATTGTGTCTTCACTTTCTTAATTTCGTATCTCATTTGTTCTTCCTTTTCCAGCATTGCTTCACTATTTGCTACCGACGAGAAAATCAGAGACAGTACGAACTGCGCGCCGCCACTGAGTCAGAGTGCTCAGCCTGGATTATTGCAATAAGAGAGGCAAGGTAAGTGTGTTCATTATTCAGGTTCAGGCTTGCctaaaaaacaccaaaaacgaCCCTTATTAATAGCAGCTAGCCCCATTTCGTGGAAGGAAATAGTTAGTGCATAATTTTACATGTATAATGACAATATTTTTCATACGGCAAAAGACAAGTGTAATAAATCTCCCCTGCGCGTGCCTTTGCTTCTACTAGTTTCCCACCGCACGTGCCCTGGTTCATGTTTTAATTCTTCACACAGTCCTCATACATATTCATTAGAAAGTGAGAAGGCATAGCGAAAACGGTAACACCGGGAGTTCGTCGCCATTCTGCCACCAAAACGCTCTTCAACTGATTGCATTTTAATTAGTACACTTGTTGGCTTTGAAGGCTCGCTCTCTAGTTAAGGTGCACTTTCCCTTTGACTATGGCAATGGCAGCAAGCAACGactctctctttcgctgtGCCCGCGTTCCGACGAGCCCGAGCAGTTCAGttcatataaataaaaatacatttttcttGTCCATCTTCGACCTTCCCTCATGCGCTCCGTTGAACAAACACCGCCCAGCTTCAACAAACTGCTACTCCAGAAGGAGGAACTCGAGCAGAAGCATGTCCATCTGTTGCAAGTGGTCGAAAGCGAGAAAACGGCCAAATGGCAGTACACTCAGCAGTGCGAGGAGCTGGCTTCGGAAATACGGAAGCTACGTGCCGAGGTAAGAATGGGGGGGGAGAAGTGCCTGGGCGAGGAAGGGATACCAGCGGGCtcgagtttgtttgtttctctgtgtgtatgtgtgtgtgtgtgagagtgtggcGCTGTGTCCTGTGGGACGCCGAGGCACGACGAAAAAGGTTATTAATCGTCCTTAGTTGTTGCTTGCCTTTCGCTTCACGCTACACTTCAACGACGTCGGCCGGAAGCTTTGCCGGAAGCGTTCAGCGGTTTCTGGGATGGCCGGCATTAGGGGGCTGGGAGggtgggaaagaaaaaggggAGGCACAATAGAGTGGTGGGTTGTTTGCACGCGGGTGCGCGGCCTGTGCAACACTCTTACGAACTAATTATTGTTTTGACTTTCCTCGTTTCCGGTTTTGGCGCGTGTCGACATTTCGTTTTCACGATATTTCCTGCGGTCGGCCTTCctaccaccccccccccccccctttccggGCCGGGGCTAGATTTGTGTGCTCAGGAAGGAGACCCGCTCGAGCTACTCGGCCACGCCGGTCGGGCGGGGCAGCTTCAGTGTGCCGGGCGACTCGCAGGACGACCACGGTTCGCTGCCGGGGCTGTGCGCCTCGGTGCAGGATTCGATCGAGCTGCGCAAAATCAAGAAGGTGCAGAGCTTCTTCCGCGGCTGGCTGTGCCGCCGGCGCTGGAAGCAGATCGTGGAGGAGTACATCCGGTCACCGCACGCGGAAAGCATGCGCAAGCGGAACCATCTCGTGTTCAGCATGGTCGAGGCGGAGGAGGAGTACCTCGAGCAGCTGGAGGTGCTAGTCGCGTGCTTCCTGCGCCCGTTCAAGATGGCGGCCAGCTCGAAGCGGCCGCCCTGCTCGCACGAGGACGTCAACTCGATCTTTCTCAACTCGGAGACGGTTCTGTTCCTGCACCAGATATTCCTGAAGGGATTGACCTCACGACTGGAGTCGTGGCCGACGCTAGTGCTTGGTAAGATTGCTTCTACTCCGCGCCCGACCGGGAGAGCAGCATGTGTGCCACGGTTCCTCCCATCTGCTCGTCTTGCTtcaccaccccccccccccccccccctcaaaaCCTATCGCGCTTCTAGCGGCCTCTGCACGCCTCACAATCCCTCTCTGCCCATTCATCATGTTGTATAAAATTAGCTTTAATTTTCCGAATACATTTCTAGGCGATCTGTTCGACATGCTGCTGCCCATGCTGAGCATCTACCAGGAGTATGTGCGCAACCACCATTACAGTCTACAGGTGCTGACCGAGTGCAAGAGCAACACCAACTTTGCCACGGTGCTGAAGCGGCTGGAGGCGAAACCGGCCTGCCAGGGGCGCAGTCTCGAAACGTTCCTCACCTACCCGATGCATCAGATCCCGCGGTACATCATCACGCTGCACGAGCTGCTCGCCCACACGCCCCACGATCATGTCGAGCGGAAGAGTCTGCAAAATGCGCGCCAGCAGCTCGAGGATCTGTCGCGTCAAATGCACGACGAGGTGTCGGAAACGGAGAATCTGCGCAAGAATCTCGCCGTCGAGCGAATGATTGTCGAGGGCTGCGATATTCTGCTCGACGTCAATCAGGTGTTTGTACGGCAAGGTGAGAGAGGCTTGGATCTTGCCAATgggaagggggggaggggggtttgggGAGAAAGCTTTTTGCCTTGAAAGCGGTAAACCCGCACGGGATGCTGTTAGAATGCGACTTTATGCTGTCAAACTTTACGTTCCATTGCAGGAAGCTTGGTACAAGTGCCGCCCGGTCGAGGGCGAATACGCAGCCGCCTGGCCTCCTTTAAAAGCGAGCGTGATGCAGTGCGGCAATGTTTCCTCTTCTCGAACCACATGATTATAGCAACAAGGTAAGGAACCCTGGACTGAGCTTTCACTTGTTTGTGAAACATTTCAGGATTCATTTCATCGGGTGCCGATGAAACTTTTCACAATCCTTGCAAAGCGCATATTTGAGGATAAGTTTCAGGACGCGTTTGAGCTTTATGAAACCTTCCAGTAGCACAGTTTTGTGCGATAACGGCTTTTCGTGTTCAAACATCAATGGTAGTTAAtatattttgtattatttttcagAACCTCGGGAGGCCGCCTGCATCTTCTGCCGGACGTTGGGAAAATTCCCTTAGCTGATGCAACGCTGGTCGAGGATCCGAGCGAGGTGCAGCACGACGATGAGGATGCTTCGGTTTGTTCCGCATCTACCCGGGGCAGTACGCTGAGCGTAACAGAGTCGGTAAATGCGGGCAACCGAGATTTTAAGATATTTGTCGAGTCAAAATCGGGCGCCCGTCATGGAATTCATCTGGTAGCGCCGACCATTCAGGACAAGGAAGCCTGGATAAGTGACATATCGCAGTGTTTGGATAATATCCACATGCACTCGTTACTTTCGCCGGGAATTGGGGGATCTTCGGGAGGTAAGACAGCGGCAAtggctgtgcgtgtgtgtgtgcacgtatGTGAATGTTGAGTGTAGTACAATCCATCAGACAGCTGTTGTATCCTGGTGTTATCCTGATTCGATCTCtatgtctctctttctctctccccacTGCACACTGTGCGCCACCCGTCCTCGATGGGAACTGGATgttcttccgtttttttcttttgtgttgcATGTTTGATGTCACCGGCTGCCCGTCTACAAATGTGGCGGCTCCGATTGTTGGTAAATTAAAATCTGAAGCATCTCTTCTTGCAGGCCATCAAGCATTACGGGCCGATCCGCGACTCTTCAAGGATGACGTAGACATCCGCTTCTCGCGTACGTTGAACTCGTGCAAACTGCCACAGGTGCGCTATGCCACACCGGAGCGTTTGCTGCAGCGTCTTACAGATCTGCGGTTCCTGTCGATAGACTTTCTGAACACATTTCTGCTCACGTATCGAGTGTTTACGGACGGTGAAACGGTGCTGAATGCGCTGAAGAGCGTTTTCTACGATCCGCCCGTAGAGCCATCGTGCGATTGCGAACATCAGACCGACTTTCTTGAGCTACCGTACCAAGATGGGCGCGCTTCTCCTCGCCGCACGTCCGGAGCGAGCTCCGTTTCCGGTAAGCAGGCTGCAGTGTTTGCTGTAAACCATTGCTTGTTCGTGTTCGATATTCAATTTCCTCCCATTACAATCGCTAGGCTACTGTTCGGAAGGCGCTGACCGGGATCGTTCGATGAGCGGCGACTCAACAGGTTTACGCTTTCGGGGATCTCGCCGGGGCTATCAAAATCACCAGAACTCGGAGCAGGAAACCCTCTCCTGGATACCGGAGCAGGTGGGCCCCGTAATCATCCACAGCACGCACCATCTGAACGAGAAGGTGGTGGAGGAGAAACCGATCGAACCAACTCCAACGGGAGGCACCGTACATTTGCAAAGTAAATCTCAGCACCAGCTTCACCAGCAACCGCAGGACGACTCGTACCTGGTAATACCGAAGACGATGCCCGGCTCGAGTAGCTCCGATACTTTAACAGGTGATTAAGCAATGTTTATGACGCATTGCACACCTACCAACCCGTCCCATCGCCGGCCCGACACGCACTAATCCCTTTTGTTGTGCATTGTACATCTTTTAGAAACGGCCATGAGTGGCCCTTCCTCCCCGTCCAATCTGAGCAGCGTcacactggtaggatcaaccggTTCCGGCGGACAGGATAAATCAGACGACACGCCCACGGAGGGCACGTTCAAGTACGGGAAAGCGCCCACCAGCCCATTGCCGGAGCGTGTTAATCCTAGGGCACACAAAATGGCCACCCTCGCCACCGCAGCGCCCCCGACGCCTACCATCTGCACGACGGACACAAGCCAAACGGAGGAGGAGAAACCGGGACAAGCATCAAGAACGCCCGacaaacaacagcagccaACGCTGGATCACCAGCAACATTCGccgcaacatcagcagcaacaaattaaaacaccTCCAACGCCCCCGACCGTAACGACCACTCCCTGCTACAGCCCCGCGAACGGGCAGCCTCCTAATGGGGCGCCTTCCCCGCTGCACCAGCcgttacagcagcagcaatcacTTCCGCTAAAGTCGGAACAAGCCACCATCGTGCAGGGACGGCTCGAGATTTTAGGTCCGAAAATCGTAACTCAACCTTATCTGACGACCACGACTACAACGACGGTTACgataacgacgacgacaacggccACGTCCACCAAGAGCATCTCGCCGCCCCATCTGCTGCCGATGGACCGGCGCCCGAGCGTTGGCCACAACATTGCCATACCGCATGCAGCGCTGTGTCAACATCGGCACAGCCTGCAGCTCAACGGAGACGGCAGTCTTTTCAGCAAGGTACGGTACGAACGTTTACGGTCCACCCATTACTCCCCACCCCCGGAGGGAAGGGATTAGAAATCACTCGCTCTGCAGTTTCGGGCAGAGGCTTTAGGTACGGTCCCTCTGACCACTTACACCGACTGACCtttaccattaaattactATTACGGCTTAAGCTCATGCCACAGCGTGTCCGTGTACTCGGGAGACTCGGGTGCCTCAGTTTTACAGTTCCCGTCCGTTGGGTGTCGTGTAGTGGGATGGGAAAATTGAACTCGTTAGTTACGATGAACCGTTTGTCTAGTTGTTGAGTTCAGTTCAACGAGTACCTGTATCGTTTGCACTGTAATTAGAGTGTGCTTTCATTGTTTTGGAAAATAGGTAAACCtctaaaaaattatttaattatttcattgcTTTTTATAGAGTGAAAAGACAAG comes from the Anopheles coluzzii chromosome 2, AcolN3, whole genome shotgun sequence genome and includes:
- the LOC120948577 gene encoding ras-specific guanine nucleotide-releasing factor 2-like isoform X1, whose amino-acid sequence is MLSPKMQRSVRVNENQLIMLSDRAQYDHSMHGYLHKRTSDNNKWQMRWFVLYQNLLFYYESEQSSRPSGLIFLEGCYCERLVSAPSISGPPISTSTGQAPKIIKEEKLQHCFTICYRRENQRQYELRAATESECSAWIIAIREASFNKLLLQKEELEQKHVHLLQVVESEKTAKWQYTQQCEELASEIRKLRAEICVLRKETRSSYSATPVGRGSFSVPGDSQDDHGSLPGLCASVQDSIELRKIKKVQSFFRGWLCRRRWKQIVEEYIRSPHAESMRKRNHLVFSMVEAEEEYLEQLEVLVACFLRPFKMAASSKRPPCSHEDVNSIFLNSETVLFLHQIFLKGLTSRLESWPTLVLGDLFDMLLPMLSIYQEYVRNHHYSLQVLTECKSNTNFATVLKRLEAKPACQGRSLETFLTYPMHQIPRYIITLHELLAHTPHDHVERKSLQNARQQLEDLSRQMHDEVSETENLRKNLAVERMIVEGCDILLDVNQVFVRQGSLVQVPPGRGRIRSRLASFKSERDAVRQCFLFSNHMIIATRTSGGRLHLLPDVGKIPLADATLVEDPSEVQHDDEDASVCSASTRGSTLSVTESVNAGNRDFKIFVESKSGARHGIHLVAPTIQDKEAWISDISQCLDNIHMHSLLSPGIGGSSGASLLAGHQALRADPRLFKDDVDIRFSRTLNSCKLPQVRYATPERLLQRLTDLRFLSIDFLNTFLLTYRVFTDGETVLNALKSVFYDPPVEPSCDCEHQTDFLELPYQDGRASPRRTSGASSVSGYCSEGADRDRSMSGDSTGLRFRGSRRGYQNHQNSEQETLSWIPEQVGPVIIHSTHHLNEKVVEEKPIEPTPTGGTVHLQSKSQHQLHQQPQDDSYLVIPKTMPGSSSSDTLTETAMSGPSSPSNLSSVTLVGSTGSGGQDKSDDTPTEGTFKYGKAPTSPLPERVNPRAHKMATLATAAPPTPTICTTDTSQTEEEKPGQASRTPDKQQQPTLDHQQHSPQHQQQQIKTPPTPPTVTTTPCYSPANGQPPNGAPSPLHQPLQQQQSLPLKSEQATIVQGRLEILGPKIVTQPYLTTTTTTTVTITTTTTATSTKSISPPHLLPMDRRPSVGHNIAIPHAALCQHRHSLQLNGDGSLFSKSEKTSSSPRLTTRKFSAPKTPERQRKSLFGTPQRDRDSSSTRRFSESDDDMATSIFTTPRGSLGGVSLNTISSRASMQHDPVPHCSSKVGVVITSYRQSQRSMGPDPLWSSTSTAAAAFAIATSASSNPRDEPPEVEARNRKESVVSSPATMRVLNVLRHWVSKHFQDFEQDAALRSQTIAFLDDITCSPNLLPTEHRAASQLLRLLCRDDIDSGKLMLEILLTPPQTPSKESIETLSALEIAEQMTYLDHQIFLAIRSEEFLGQAWMKSDKKSRAEHIILMTKRFNDGSRLVCSEIVSRSNMAARVAAIEKWTAVADICRCLHNFNGVLQICAAFTNAAVYRLKKTWDKVPRTIKSTITKLQAVVCSDGRFRVMREALHRCDPPCIPYLGMYLTDLSFIEEGTPDFTPDGLLNFSKMRMVAHVIREIRHFQQTPYKIDHIPKVTSYLLDTSLLLDDDELYHKSLQIEPRSSRLSAPNTANV
- the LOC120948577 gene encoding ras-specific guanine nucleotide-releasing factor 2-like isoform X3; the encoded protein is MLSPKMQRSVRVNENQLIMLSDRAQYDHSMHGYLHKRTSDNNKWQMRWFVLYQNLLFYYESEQSSRPSGLIFLEGCYCERLVSAPSISGPPISTSTGQAPKIIKEEKLQHCFTICYRRENQRQYELRAATESECSAWIIAIREASFNKLLLQKEELEQKHVHLLQVVESEKTAKWQYTQQCEELASEIRKLRAEICVLRKETRSSYSATPVGRGSFSVPGDSQDDHGSLPGLCASVQDSIELRKIKKVQSFFRGWLCRRRWKQIVEEYIRSPHAESMRKRNHLVFSMVEAEEEYLEQLEVLVACFLRPFKMAASSKRPPCSHEDVNSIFLNSETVLFLHQIFLKGLTSRLESWPTLVLGDLFDMLLPMLSIYQEYVRNHHYSLQVLTECKSNTNFATVLKRLEAKPACQGRSLETFLTYPMHQIPRYIITLHELLAHTPHDHVERKSLQNARQQLEDLSRQMHDEVSETENLRKNLAVERMIVEGCDILLDVNQVFVRQGSLVQVPPGRGRIRSRLASFKSERDAVRQCFLFSNHMIIATRTSGGRLHLLPDVGKIPLADATLVEDPSEVQHDDEDASVCSASTRGSTLSVTESVNAGNRDFKIFVESKSGARHGIHLVAPTIQDKEAWISDISQCLDNIHMHSLLSPGIGGSSGASLLAGHQALRADPRLFKDDVDIRFSRTLNSCKLPQVRYATPERLLQRLTDLRFLSIDFLNTFLLTYRVFTDGETVLNALKSVFYDPPVEPSCDCEHQTDFLELPYQDGRASPRRTSGASSVSGYCSEGADRDRSMSGDSTGLRFRGSRRGYQNHQNSEQETLSWIPEQVGPVIIHSTHHLNEKVVEEKPIEPTPTGGTVHLQSKSQHQLHQQPQDDSYLVIPKTMPGSSSSDTLTETAMSGPSSPSNLSSVTLVGSTGSGGQDKSDDTPTEGTFKYGKAPTSPLPERVNPRAHKMATLATAAPPTPTICTTDTSQTEEEKPGQASRTPDKQQQPTLDHQQHSPQHQQQQIKTPPTPPTVTTTPCYSPANGQPPNGAPSPLHQPLQQQQSLPLKSEQATIVQGRLEILGPKIVTQPYLTTTTTTTVTITTTTTATSTKSISPPHLLPMDRRPSVGHNIAIPHAALCQHRHSLQLNGDGSLFSKSEKTSSSPRLTTRKFSAPKTPERQRKSLFGTPQRDRDSSSTRRFSESDDDMATSIFTTPRGSLGGVSLNTISSRASMQHDPVPHCSSKVGVVITSYRQSQRRSSTSTAAAAFAIATSASSNPRDEPPEVEARNRKESVVSSPATMRVLNVLRHWVSKHFQDFEQDAALRSQTIAFLDDITCSPNLLPTEHRAASQLLRLLCRDDIDSGKLMLEILLTPPQTPSKESIETLSALEIAEQMTYLDHQIFLAIRSEEFLGQAWMKSDKKSRAEHIILMTKRFNDGSRLVCSEIVSRSNMAARVAAIEKWTAVADICRCLHNFNGVLQICAAFTNAAVYRLKKTWDKVPRTIKSTITKLQAVVCSDGRFRVMREALHRCDPPCIPYLGMYLTDLSFIEEGTPDFTPDGLLNFSKMRMVAHVIREIRHFQQTPYKIDHIPKVTSYLLDTSLLLDDDELYHKSLQIEPRSSRLSAPNTANV
- the LOC120948577 gene encoding ras-specific guanine nucleotide-releasing factor 2-like isoform X4; this translates as MLSPKMQRSVRVNENQLIMLSDRAQYDHSMHGYLHKRTSDNNKWQMRWFVLYQNLLFYYESEQSSRPSGLIFLEGCYCERLVSAPSISGPPISTSTGQAPKIIKEEKLQHCFTICYRRENQRQYELRAATESECSAWIIAIREASFNKLLLQKEELEQKHVHLLQVVESEKTAKWQYTQQCEELASEIRKLRAEICVLRKETRSSYSATPVGRGSFSVPGDSQDDHGSLPGLCASVQDSIELRKIKKVQSFFRGWLCRRRWKQIVEEYIRSPHAESMRKRNHLVFSMVEAEEEYLEQLEVLVACFLRPFKMAASSKRPPCSHEDVNSIFLNSETVLFLHQIFLKGLTSRLESWPTLVLGDLFDMLLPMLSIYQEYVRNHHYSLQVLTECKSNTNFATVLKRLEAKPACQGRSLETFLTYPMHQIPRYIITLHELLAHTPHDHVERKSLQNARQQLEDLSRQMHDEVSETENLRKNLAVERMIVEGCDILLDVNQVFVRQGSLVQVPPGRGRIRSRLASFKSERDAVRQCFLFSNHMIIATRTSGGRLHLLPDVGKIPLADATLVEDPSEVQHDDEDASVCSASTRGSTLSVTESVNAGNRDFKIFVESKSGARHGIHLVAPTIQDKEAWISDISQCLDNIHMHSLLSPGIGGSSGASLLAGHQALRADPRLFKDDVDIRFSRTLNSCKLPQVRYATPERLLQRLTDLRFLSIDFLNTFLLTYRVFTDGETVLNALKSVFYDPPVEPSCDCEHQTDFLELPYQDGRASPRRTSGASSVSGYCSEGADRDRSMSGDSTGLRFRGSRRGYQNHQNSEQETLSWIPEQVGPVIIHSTHHLNEKVVEEKPIEPTPTGGTVHLQSKSQHQLHQQPQDDSYLVIPKTMPGSSSSDTLTETAMSGPSSPSNLSSVTLVGSTGSGGQDKSDDTPTEGTFKYGKAPTSPLPERVNPRAHKMATLATAAPPTPTICTTDTSQTEEEKPGQASRTPDKQQQPTLDHQQHSPQHQQQQIKTPPTPPTVTTTPCYSPANGQPPNGAPSPLHQPLQQQQSLPLKSEQATIVQGRLEILGPKIVTQPYLTTTTTTTVTITTTTTATSTKSISPPHLLPMDRRPSVGHNIAIPHAALCQHRHSLQLNGDGSLFSKSEKTSSSPRLTTRKFSAPKTPERQRKSLFGTPQRDRDSSSMGPDPLWSSTSTAAAAFAIATSASSNPRDEPPEVEARNRKESVVSSPATMRVLNVLRHWVSKHFQDFEQDAALRSQTIAFLDDITCSPNLLPTEHRAASQLLRLLCRDDIDSGKLMLEILLTPPQTPSKESIETLSALEIAEQMTYLDHQIFLAIRSEEFLGQAWMKSDKKSRAEHIILMTKRFNDGSRLVCSEIVSRSNMAARVAAIEKWTAVADICRCLHNFNGVLQICAAFTNAAVYRLKKTWDKVPRTIKSTITKLQAVVCSDGRFRVMREALHRCDPPCIPYLGMYLTDLSFIEEGTPDFTPDGLLNFSKMRMVAHVIREIRHFQQTPYKIDHIPKVTSYLLDTSLLLDDDELYHKSLQIEPRSSRLSAPNTANV